The sequence CGGTCAAGCTGATGAAGATAATATGGCATAACCCCTAAATTAATAAGTCGTTCAAAAAGTTCAACCAAGGCAGGCAACGAGTCGTTAACCTGTCGTAATAGAACTGTTTGGCTCAATAAAATACATCCGGAATCAATTAATTCTTCTATCGACTGGGAAACTCTGGAGTCAAGTTCATTGGGATGATTTACATGTAATACTATAATTATTTTAGCGGCCTTACTATACCGTTTATTGTTACCAAGAAAGCTAAGCAGATTTCCAGTAAGCCGCTGGGGAATGATGATCGGCATCCTGGTATGAATTCTGATCCTTTGTATACTTGGGACCTGGTCAAGGCGTAAAATGAGATCCTGAAGTTGCCTGTCGCTTAACATCAGGGGATCTCCGCCGCTGAGAATTATTTCGTGGATTGTGGGATCAGCCTCAAATTGAGCGGCAATAGTCTCCGGATTAATGCAACAGCCCGCTGCAATGCTGTTTTTATCTATCCCTGGGATCGACAGGTGGCGCCTGAAGCAGAAACGGCAATGGATACTGCACGCCTTGCCTGTTACGATAAGAGAACGGCCATGGTACTTGGACAGGGTGCCTTCGGGGCTTAAGTTTCCATTTTCACCAACAGGGTCGGTTGTAAAACCCGGGCGTACAGCGGATTCTGCCTTTCTGGGAAGAACCTGAAGTAAAAGCGGGTCTAAGGGATCTGCCGGTTTAATTCGCTGTAAAAACGGTTCTGGTACTATCATTGGAAAATCCGGATTTAAATCCACATTTTCGTTTGGAATATCCAGGTGTCTACATAATTCAGCAGGATCACGCACTGCCTCGGCAATAATTTTTTTCCACAGGTACGAAGGGTTTTCCACTATATTAACAAATGCTTTAAGTATGTTTTATTATTATTCATGACTGTATAATTCACCAGTGTATTGGTAGCTTATACAGAATATGAAATAAAAAAAGCCACTGTGATTACAGTAGCTCTTCTTTTGAAATGGCGGAGAGGCGGGGATTCGAACCCCGGGTACCCGGTTAGGATACACACGCTTTCCAGGCGTGCACCTTCAGCCAACTCGGTCACCTCTCCAAATAGACCCGAGCAAAATAGTATCTTTTAATCGAAGTGTCAAGGATTAATGTGCTTGGGTAATGTATTCCTCGATCATCAAGTTTTTAGGGAATTTGTTCAAGTTCAAGGCGGAAACAATTTTTAACCGGAGGAATATACGACATATTTTGAGGATTAAAAATTTTTTCCAACGCCGAAGTTGGGCAAATTAACAAAAACTTGATCATCGAGTATTCATATCCATGATATTGTTGGACGACAGGTAAATTGGGGGTAAAATGCGTTTTTGGGTGGTTATATCCTTACATCCTGAAAAAATAACACGCTTAGGTGTTTTTTTTTGTCCAGTATAAATATAGCGTATCCACTCCGGATAAATAGATGTTGCCTGCACTGCCTGTTCGATATCCGGCAGACGTTCGGAAGGGAAAATTATCATAAATCGGCCTTTGTGTCTGAGGAGAGTTTCTGCTTTTGCGGCAAGGCTTTTGATATTCATGGTAATCTCGTGGCGGGCGATGGCTTTTTGAATATCCGGGT comes from uncultured Desulfobacter sp. and encodes:
- a CDS encoding KamA family radical SAM protein; the encoded protein is MENPSYLWKKIIAEAVRDPAELCRHLDIPNENVDLNPDFPMIVPEPFLQRIKPADPLDPLLLQVLPRKAESAVRPGFTTDPVGENGNLSPEGTLSKYHGRSLIVTGKACSIHCRFCFRRHLSIPGIDKNSIAAGCCINPETIAAQFEADPTIHEIILSGGDPLMLSDRQLQDLILRLDQVPSIQRIRIHTRMPIIIPQRLTGNLLSFLGNNKRYSKAAKIIIVLHVNHPNELDSRVSQSIEELIDSGCILLSQTVLLRQVNDSLPALVELFERLINLGVMPYYLHQLDRVAGAAHFEVPSEKGCDLITKLRTRLPGYAVPRYVREISGEPGKVVLM